One genomic segment of Vibrio penaeicida includes these proteins:
- a CDS encoding RidA family protein: protein MSDIERLHTNQRMSKIVKHNDTIYLCGQVGIAEESVADQTREAIRRVEALLEEAGSDKHHVLQTIVWLSDMSDFQEMNAVWDEWFDEGEAPARACGEAKLARPTLKVELIVTAAVKKS, encoded by the coding sequence ATGAGTGATATAGAAAGACTGCACACGAACCAACGCATGAGCAAGATAGTCAAGCATAACGATACGATCTATCTGTGCGGTCAAGTGGGTATTGCGGAAGAGAGTGTCGCCGACCAAACACGCGAAGCAATTAGGCGTGTAGAAGCTTTACTTGAAGAAGCGGGCAGCGACAAACATCATGTGTTGCAAACTATCGTCTGGCTTTCTGATATGTCCGATTTCCAAGAAATGAATGCGGTTTGGGATGAGTGGTTTGATGAAGGTGAAGCCCCTGCCCGTGCGTGTGGCGAAGCAAAGCTGGCTCGCCCAACGCTGAAAGTGGAGCTTATTGTGACGGCGGCAGTTAAGAAATCGTAA
- a CDS encoding DUF1338 domain-containing protein yields MSPDSLFNSLWQDYINRLCPSAQKVHDLLQEDEALINDHIALRTFEGSKVGIDVLAKPFLAVGYQPAGDYVFESKKLIAKHFEHPDPKYPKVFISELEIHKCSAELQRIVGKLLDQVDTSTLQTSDFLCSGRLWELNYADYVTLAAESEYASWLAAHGYGANHFTVSVNQLNQFEEVKQVNQHLREASFTINEFGGEVKGSPEVLLEQSSTMADKVPVHFVETTEIIPGGFYEFAKRYPMNNGELYSGFVAASADKIFESTNG; encoded by the coding sequence ATGTCGCCGGATAGCTTATTTAACTCACTTTGGCAGGACTACATCAACCGTCTTTGCCCTTCAGCACAAAAAGTTCATGACTTGCTGCAAGAAGACGAAGCGCTCATCAATGACCATATTGCGCTACGAACATTTGAAGGTAGTAAAGTAGGAATCGATGTTCTTGCCAAGCCGTTTTTAGCAGTGGGTTATCAACCAGCAGGTGACTATGTGTTTGAGTCGAAAAAGTTGATTGCAAAGCACTTTGAACACCCCGATCCAAAATACCCTAAAGTGTTCATCAGTGAATTGGAAATCCATAAATGCTCGGCTGAACTGCAAAGAATCGTGGGTAAATTACTTGATCAGGTAGACACATCGACCTTACAAACTTCTGATTTTTTATGCAGCGGTCGTCTATGGGAACTGAATTATGCTGATTACGTGACCTTAGCAGCAGAGAGTGAATATGCCTCTTGGCTTGCGGCGCACGGATATGGCGCGAATCACTTTACGGTGAGTGTGAATCAGTTGAATCAATTTGAAGAGGTGAAACAGGTCAACCAACACCTACGAGAAGCCAGCTTTACCATCAACGAGTTTGGCGGAGAAGTGAAAGGGTCGCCAGAGGTTTTACTGGAACAGTCTTCTACAATGGCGGATAAAGTGCCAGTGCACTTTGTTGAAACAACAGAAATCATTCCTGGTGGATTTTATGAGTTTGCCAAGCGTTATCCAATGAATAATGGTGAGCTCTATTCCGGATTCGTTGCCGCCTCCGCCGACAAAATTTTTGAAAGTACCAACGGTTAG
- a CDS encoding LysR family transcriptional regulator — translation MELRTLRYFLKVYEVGSVSGAAKHCFVSQPSITSAIKNLESVLNTTLFVRHARGVAPTPAAQQLYPEAKRMIDSEKNILQTFRDQPVTVPLRLGIMRSLGAKRMSLLLQHLSQDIEHLELTLVDADEPCDARILVGSSRVSDDQFVPIWEDTYQLALPHHWAEAQKGSLNFEDLDGMPFIHREPCIALDSLKDSLLQRGIQFNARANIRTIDYAWPLVQAGVGAALLPNWAEITGSECIALRLIEGFDCSLSVGMAVNISQRSIPLMNQVIASCRRFADTI, via the coding sequence GTGGAACTCAGAACATTACGCTACTTTTTGAAGGTGTATGAAGTAGGCAGTGTCAGCGGCGCTGCGAAGCACTGCTTTGTCTCTCAACCTTCGATCACCTCTGCCATTAAGAATTTGGAATCGGTCCTCAATACCACCCTTTTTGTTCGCCATGCTCGCGGTGTGGCGCCAACGCCAGCCGCCCAACAACTTTATCCAGAAGCTAAGCGGATGATCGACAGCGAAAAAAACATCCTTCAAACCTTTCGCGATCAACCCGTAACCGTACCACTAAGGCTCGGAATTATGCGCTCACTCGGAGCCAAACGGATGAGTTTACTGCTTCAGCACCTTAGCCAAGACATCGAGCATTTAGAACTCACACTTGTTGATGCCGACGAACCTTGTGACGCACGAATTTTAGTCGGCTCCTCCCGCGTGAGTGATGACCAATTTGTACCAATATGGGAAGACACTTATCAATTGGCTCTCCCTCACCATTGGGCTGAAGCACAAAAAGGGAGTTTAAATTTTGAAGACTTAGATGGAATGCCATTTATTCACCGAGAACCGTGTATCGCTCTCGATTCGTTGAAAGACAGCCTGTTGCAACGGGGAATTCAGTTTAATGCCCGAGCCAATATCCGGACCATCGATTACGCCTGGCCCCTAGTTCAAGCAGGTGTTGGGGCAGCCTTGCTACCCAATTGGGCTGAAATTACAGGCTCCGAGTGTATCGCACTCAGGTTAATCGAAGGTTTTGACTGTTCGCTCTCTGTTGGTATGGCGGTAAATATAAGTCAGCGCTCAATTCCACTGATGAATCAAGTCATTGCAAGCTGTCGTCGATTTGCCGACACCATTTAA
- a CDS encoding cellulose-binding domain-containing protein: MTIFKKNKLIFAVSLAVSAVSPISALAADACAGINEYPNWTHNDWAGNPNHAKTGAQMQYQGKAYTANWHTTSIPGSDGSWTFAFDCAGTDPGTGTGTNPGTGTSNASLLIRKDPVNLKVAGWPSTLAMGTFTNNSATLNGALASANVDSVFSVVTNAADALATLKQARDVEKANGGEAIVPVAAVSTASGLGDTDILTYANLVAHYQNLIQIAAQVQVFKDAAHASPGSIVLNEDLLATWQANKDTTFATAFGTDTALTEVQVKRALREAITNVSALTVTDAAGTSKSISSLYNLSAIDTAAANLADNVKGWVASQNFVMEQFAKDVSYGWSLSVSNPGTTNWVHKDYAGLRSTWNAASQSVVSFVNWTGAYADAAAKPDFLVFNQSGNNGLSTAGRAEHAFGPIAWDNYLVYVKQVTDSIDVPAMLYKLPGAHLATTSQSGNYDAATQAGTAASFFMGDKSLGKSSANLRSDVASIALDSATYGVSSVASLVEQESHDWGVSQLRRAAHSNVFSILWGSDSATPVVSATANTDWLKGKVAAYQANPIPLYYVSESLVATPLTSVAALNADLEGAETVMNNEAFLYELPGNKWAPSTIYKWKDFLKALNSMHNVGVAGNQFWLIDPNADIETNKKYAKVAIAAFLSQSMQETIRYNACDENNWAEIKYGAPANHPNSASCGQLDQKYADYGYNPVTGQDHPYSCPRNNKLELSANTHASWYGAPAPIFVAPDAVLKEEGKMAANAAGRWDINGEHCMTSPQTIDENKQVWERSKCEIYAGQKAGAFLWDGSSKQSIEGCGWWGRGVIQTTGRQNFGTLNHFIGRSHVDPETVGQTIEGTLVEAAPANPLYADLDLCSNPQLICSTEENTEIKWIAGLFFWMTSVQNYSDVGGPYAAWNYHDELKAYVDGGMVGTKFVDAVSGIVNRGCPDDACPVSGKVHAIAERRANFNLVLQKLGLNPQ, translated from the coding sequence ATGACTATATTTAAGAAAAACAAGCTCATCTTTGCCGTTTCTTTAGCCGTTAGCGCAGTTAGCCCTATCAGTGCACTCGCTGCAGATGCTTGTGCTGGCATCAACGAATATCCTAACTGGACTCATAATGACTGGGCGGGTAACCCGAACCACGCGAAAACTGGTGCTCAGATGCAATACCAGGGTAAAGCGTATACCGCTAACTGGCACACTACGTCTATTCCTGGTTCCGATGGTTCTTGGACATTTGCTTTTGACTGTGCGGGTACTGATCCAGGTACAGGAACAGGCACAAATCCTGGAACAGGTACTTCAAACGCTTCACTACTCATTCGTAAAGACCCTGTTAACTTGAAAGTTGCAGGTTGGCCTAGCACGCTTGCAATGGGTACATTTACCAACAATTCAGCGACTTTAAACGGTGCACTAGCGAGCGCTAATGTTGATTCTGTTTTCAGTGTTGTAACCAACGCTGCTGACGCTTTAGCAACGCTTAAACAAGCAAGAGACGTTGAAAAGGCAAATGGTGGTGAAGCCATCGTGCCAGTGGCCGCAGTATCGACAGCATCTGGTTTGGGTGACACCGACATTCTGACTTACGCTAATTTGGTTGCCCATTACCAAAACCTCATTCAAATCGCAGCACAGGTTCAAGTATTTAAAGACGCTGCGCATGCCTCTCCAGGTTCGATTGTTCTGAATGAAGATCTGTTGGCAACGTGGCAAGCAAACAAAGATACGACATTTGCTACCGCATTCGGAACAGACACAGCGTTAACAGAAGTACAGGTTAAACGTGCACTGCGTGAAGCGATTACTAATGTATCTGCTCTCACTGTGACTGACGCTGCGGGCACATCAAAAAGCATTTCTAGCCTTTACAACCTATCAGCTATCGATACAGCAGCCGCTAATCTAGCCGACAACGTAAAAGGTTGGGTTGCTTCTCAAAACTTTGTGATGGAGCAATTTGCGAAAGACGTTTCTTACGGTTGGTCGCTAAGTGTTTCTAACCCTGGCACAACGAACTGGGTTCACAAAGATTACGCTGGCTTGCGTTCAACTTGGAATGCGGCATCACAATCTGTTGTTTCATTCGTAAACTGGACAGGCGCTTACGCAGATGCAGCCGCTAAACCCGATTTCTTAGTATTTAACCAAAGCGGCAATAATGGCCTTTCTACAGCAGGTCGTGCAGAGCACGCATTTGGTCCTATCGCATGGGATAACTACCTTGTTTACGTTAAGCAAGTGACGGATTCCATTGATGTACCTGCAATGCTCTACAAACTGCCGGGCGCTCACCTTGCTACTACGTCACAATCTGGTAATTACGACGCAGCGACACAAGCGGGTACAGCGGCGAGCTTCTTCATGGGCGACAAGTCTTTGGGTAAATCGTCTGCAAACTTGCGTAGTGATGTTGCATCTATTGCACTAGACAGCGCAACTTATGGCGTGTCTTCTGTTGCTTCCTTGGTTGAACAAGAATCCCATGATTGGGGTGTAAGCCAGCTTCGCCGTGCAGCACACAGCAACGTGTTCTCGATTCTTTGGGGTAGTGACAGCGCTACACCTGTCGTATCTGCAACGGCAAATACCGACTGGCTGAAAGGCAAAGTGGCAGCTTACCAAGCGAACCCAATTCCTCTGTATTATGTGTCTGAAAGCCTTGTTGCGACACCTCTAACTAGCGTTGCCGCTCTAAATGCAGATTTGGAAGGCGCTGAAACTGTCATGAATAACGAAGCTTTCTTGTATGAGCTTCCAGGCAACAAATGGGCTCCTTCTACTATTTACAAGTGGAAAGACTTCCTTAAAGCCCTGAATTCAATGCATAACGTAGGTGTCGCGGGTAACCAATTCTGGCTTATCGACCCTAATGCTGATATTGAAACCAACAAGAAATACGCGAAAGTAGCGATTGCGGCGTTCTTATCTCAAAGTATGCAGGAAACCATCCGTTACAACGCGTGTGATGAGAACAACTGGGCAGAAATCAAGTATGGTGCACCAGCGAATCACCCGAACAGTGCTTCTTGTGGTCAGCTAGATCAGAAATACGCCGATTACGGTTACAACCCAGTGACGGGGCAGGATCATCCTTACTCGTGTCCTCGTAACAACAAACTAGAGCTTTCTGCGAATACTCACGCTTCTTGGTACGGTGCTCCAGCGCCAATCTTCGTAGCACCAGATGCGGTTCTGAAAGAAGAAGGCAAGATGGCGGCAAATGCAGCAGGTCGTTGGGACATCAATGGCGAACACTGTATGACTAGCCCTCAAACTATCGACGAGAACAAGCAAGTTTGGGAACGTTCGAAGTGTGAAATCTACGCAGGTCAAAAAGCAGGTGCATTCTTGTGGGATGGCAGCAGCAAGCAATCTATTGAAGGTTGTGGCTGGTGGGGTCGTGGTGTTATCCAAACGACAGGTCGCCAAAACTTCGGTACATTGAACCACTTCATTGGTCGTAGCCATGTTGACCCAGAAACTGTTGGTCAAACCATCGAAGGTACTTTAGTTGAAGCAGCACCAGCTAACCCGCTTTATGCTGACCTAGACTTGTGTTCTAACCCTCAGTTGATTTGTTCTACTGAAGAAAACACAGAGATCAAATGGATTGCAGGTCTGTTCTTCTGGATGACATCTGTTCAGAACTACAGCGATGTTGGTGGCCCATACGCGGCTTGGAACTACCACGACGAGCTAAAAGCTTACGTTGATGGCGGTATGGTAGGTACTAAGTTTGTTGATGCGGTTTCTGGCATTGTTAACCGTGGTTGCCCAGATGATGCTTGTCCAGTAAGTGGTAAAGTTCACGCTATTGCAGAGCGTCGCGCAAACTTCAACCTAGTACTTCAGAAGCTTGGTTTGAACCCACAATAA